Proteins encoded within one genomic window of Phyllobacterium sp. T1293:
- a CDS encoding peptide ABC transporter substrate-binding protein, producing the protein MSVKFNLRVAALLGGLMLTASPALAEAVLHRGNAGEPNTLDQAQTSIDIEAFVVKDLYEGLTVYDAHGAIIPGAAESWKVSDDGTVYTFKLRANANWSDGTPVTAEDFVFSYRRIEDPKTAAKYANILYPIKNAEKINKGELPTDQLGVKAVDAKTVEITLERATPFFIQLMAHQTALPISKASYEKNGPDFVKPGKMVSNGAFELVDHVLNDHLTVAKNPDYWDAANVKLDKVIFYPLEDDAAAVRRFEAGELDTVYNFSADQIERLRKSWGDQVHVTPALATYYYAFDSRTEPFNDVRVRNALSMSIDRDFLTKEIYSGAQLPTYSLVPPGLATYGEPSKAAYADMSQLDRDDKAAALMKEAGYGEGGKPLNIEIRYNTNANHERVATAVADMWKKAFGAKVTLMNLDVSSHYAYLQEGGKFNVARASWFADYADAENFLALNVSSNKTFNYGHYNNPDYDALMKKSYDERDPDVRSKIMHEAEALLTRDEPIASLMNSANLWLISKKVKGWGDNPTNEHLSKYLSLAE; encoded by the coding sequence ATGTCTGTGAAGTTCAATTTACGTGTCGCGGCGCTCTTGGGCGGGCTTATGCTGACGGCCAGTCCGGCCCTTGCTGAAGCGGTTCTGCATCGCGGCAATGCGGGCGAGCCCAACACGCTTGATCAGGCGCAGACATCCATCGATATCGAAGCCTTTGTGGTGAAAGACCTTTATGAAGGTCTGACCGTTTATGACGCCCACGGCGCTATCATACCGGGTGCAGCGGAAAGCTGGAAGGTCTCCGACGATGGCACCGTCTATACGTTCAAATTGCGCGCCAATGCCAATTGGTCCGATGGCACGCCAGTGACCGCAGAAGATTTCGTGTTCTCTTACCGCCGTATTGAGGACCCGAAAACCGCAGCGAAATACGCCAACATTCTCTATCCGATCAAAAATGCTGAAAAGATCAACAAAGGCGAACTACCGACCGATCAACTTGGTGTCAAAGCTGTCGACGCCAAGACCGTCGAGATCACACTGGAACGTGCGACGCCCTTCTTTATCCAGTTGATGGCGCACCAGACGGCGCTGCCCATCAGCAAGGCCAGTTACGAAAAGAATGGCCCTGATTTCGTCAAACCCGGCAAGATGGTTTCAAACGGCGCGTTTGAACTTGTCGACCATGTGCTCAACGATCATCTGACTGTCGCAAAGAATCCCGATTACTGGGATGCGGCCAACGTCAAACTGGACAAGGTCATCTTCTACCCACTTGAAGATGATGCAGCGGCGGTCCGCCGCTTCGAGGCAGGCGAGCTGGACACAGTCTACAATTTCTCGGCTGACCAGATCGAACGGCTGCGCAAATCATGGGGTGATCAGGTTCACGTCACACCAGCGCTGGCGACGTATTATTATGCGTTCGACAGCCGTACCGAACCGTTCAATGATGTTCGTGTACGCAACGCGCTTTCCATGTCTATTGATCGCGATTTCCTTACCAAGGAAATCTATAGCGGCGCGCAATTGCCAACCTATTCGCTCGTCCCTCCGGGCCTTGCCACCTATGGCGAACCATCCAAAGCCGCTTACGCTGACATGTCGCAGCTTGACCGCGACGACAAGGCCGCCGCCCTGATGAAAGAGGCTGGCTATGGCGAAGGCGGCAAGCCGCTCAATATCGAAATCCGCTATAACACCAATGCCAATCATGAGCGGGTTGCCACGGCTGTTGCCGATATGTGGAAAAAGGCATTCGGCGCAAAGGTCACTCTGATGAACCTCGATGTGTCATCGCATTATGCCTACCTGCAGGAGGGCGGCAAGTTCAATGTCGCCCGGGCCAGCTGGTTCGCCGATTATGCCGACGCTGAAAACTTCCTTGCCCTGAATGTCAGCAGCAACAAGACATTCAACTATGGCCATTACAACAATCCGGACTATGACGCGCTGATGAAAAAGTCCTATGACGAGCGCGATCCTGATGTCAGGTCAAAAATCATGCATGAGGCGGAAGCCCTGCTGACCCGCGATGAGCCCATCGCATCGCTGATGAACAGCGCCAATCTCTGGCTGATTTCCAAAAAGGTCAAAGGCTGGGGCGACAATCCAACCAACGAACATCTGAGCAAATATCTGAGCCTTGCGGAATAA
- a CDS encoding peptide ABC transporter substrate-binding protein — MTFVKFNFTAALLAGSLLLAASPALAEAVLHRGNSGEPQTLDPSQTSLEIEAFILKDLYEGLTSYDPAGKIVPGAAESWTVSDDGTVYTFKIRANANWSDGSPVTADDFIFSFKRVEEPKTAAGYANMLYPIKNAEKINKGELPVDQMGMKAIDAKTLEITLERSTPFFVELLAHQTALPVNRASLEKNGAEFIKPGKLVSNGAFQLAEHVQNDHLTAAKNPHYWGAADVKLDKVIFNPTEDQAAAVRRFEAKELDLVYNFSADQIERLRASMGDQVRITPALSTYFYSFDTRVEPFSDVRVRRALSMTIDRDFLSKEIYKGAQLPAYSLVPLGIASYGEPAKSDFADMSQLDREDKALELMKEAGYGEGGKPLNIEIRYNTNPNHERVAIAVADMWKKAFGATVTLLQNDVSAHYAYLKEGGKFNVARAGWTADYADAENFMVINLSTNTTFNYGRWNNPEFDALVKKSYDEKDPAARSKILHEAEALVLREQPVAPMMNFGQLWLVSNRVKGWADNGTNDHLSKYLSLEQ, encoded by the coding sequence ATGACGTTTGTAAAGTTCAATTTTACCGCCGCATTGCTTGCCGGATCGCTGCTTCTGGCTGCCAGCCCGGCGCTTGCCGAAGCTGTTCTGCACCGTGGCAACAGCGGTGAACCGCAAACGCTCGACCCGTCGCAGACATCGCTTGAAATCGAGGCCTTCATCCTGAAAGACCTTTACGAAGGTCTGACGAGCTATGATCCCGCTGGCAAGATCGTTCCGGGCGCTGCCGAAAGCTGGACTGTCTCTGACGATGGTACCGTTTACACGTTCAAGATCAGAGCCAATGCCAACTGGTCTGACGGATCGCCCGTTACCGCGGATGATTTCATTTTCTCGTTCAAGCGCGTCGAAGAGCCAAAGACGGCTGCTGGCTACGCCAATATGCTTTATCCGATTAAAAACGCTGAAAAGATCAACAAGGGCGAACTGCCTGTCGACCAGATGGGCATGAAGGCAATCGATGCCAAAACTCTTGAGATCACGCTGGAACGGTCAACACCGTTCTTCGTCGAATTGCTGGCGCACCAGACCGCGCTGCCTGTTAACAGGGCCAGCCTTGAAAAGAACGGCGCTGAGTTTATCAAGCCCGGCAAGCTTGTCTCCAACGGAGCGTTCCAGCTCGCCGAACACGTACAGAACGATCACCTGACAGCGGCCAAGAACCCGCATTACTGGGGCGCGGCGGATGTGAAACTGGACAAGGTGATCTTCAATCCGACCGAAGATCAGGCGGCAGCGGTGCGCCGCTTCGAAGCCAAGGAACTGGATCTCGTCTACAATTTCTCGGCTGACCAGATCGAACGTCTGCGCGCATCCATGGGTGATCAGGTTCGCATCACTCCGGCGCTGTCGACCTATTTCTACTCATTTGACACCCGCGTTGAACCCTTCAGCGATGTGCGTGTGCGCCGCGCATTGTCGATGACCATCGATCGCGATTTCCTGTCGAAGGAAATCTATAAGGGCGCCCAGCTTCCCGCCTATTCGCTCGTGCCGCTCGGCATTGCCAGCTACGGGGAACCGGCCAAATCAGATTTTGCCGACATGTCGCAGCTTGATCGCGAAGATAAAGCGCTCGAACTGATGAAAGAGGCGGGTTACGGCGAGGGCGGCAAGCCGCTCAATATCGAAATCCGCTACAACACCAATCCCAACCATGAGCGCGTAGCGATTGCCGTTGCGGATATGTGGAAGAAGGCATTCGGTGCCACCGTCACCCTGCTGCAGAACGACGTCAGCGCCCACTACGCTTACCTGAAAGAAGGCGGCAAATTCAATGTCGCCCGTGCTGGCTGGACGGCTGATTATGCCGATGCCGAGAACTTCATGGTCATTAATCTGAGCACCAACACCACGTTCAATTATGGCCGCTGGAACAACCCGGAATTTGATGCCCTCGTCAAAAAGTCCTATGACGAAAAAGACCCGGCTGCCCGCTCCAAAATCCTGCATGAAGCAGAAGCCTTGGTGCTGCGCGAACAGCCCGTCGCGCCGATGATGAATTTCGGCCAGCTCTGGCTCGTCTCCAACCGGGTGAAGGGTTGGGCAGATAACGGCACCAACGATCATCTCAGCAAATACCTTAGCCTTGAACAGTAA
- a CDS encoding peptide ABC transporter substrate-binding protein — MSVKFNFRVAALLGTLMLAASPALAEVVLHRGNSGEPNTLDQAQTSIDIEAFIVKDLYEGLTIYDASGKIVPGAAESWKVSDDGTIYTFKLRDKANWSDGTPVTAEDFVFSYHRIEDPKTAAKYANILYPIKNAEKINKGEMPIDQLGVKAVDAKTLEVTLERATPFFLELLAHQTALPINKASFEKNGADFVKPGKLVSNGAFKLLEHVPNDHLTAGKNPEYWDVASVKLDKVVFYPTEDDAAALRRFEAKEMDIVFNFSADQIARLRKSWGEQVHISPRLGTYYYAFDSRTEPFNDVRVRNALSMAIDRDFLANEIYSGAQLPAYSVVAPGIASYGEPEKPAFAGMSQLDRDDKAVALMKEAGYGPGGKPLNIEIRYNTNANHERIATAVADNWKKTFGANVTLMNLDVSSHYAYLQEGGKFNVARAGWIADYADAETFLALHMSTNKTFNYGHYNNPEYDALMKKSYDERDPVARSKIMHEAEALLARDQPTTTLMNSANLWLIATKVKGWVDNAPNEHLSKFLSLE, encoded by the coding sequence ATGTCTGTGAAATTCAATTTTCGTGTTGCGGCGCTGTTGGGCACATTGATGCTCGCTGCAAGTCCCGCGCTTGCCGAAGTGGTTCTGCATCGTGGTAATAGCGGCGAGCCCAATACGCTCGATCAGGCACAGACCTCCATCGACATCGAAGCTTTCATCGTCAAGGACCTGTATGAAGGGCTGACAATCTACGACGCCAGCGGCAAGATTGTTCCCGGTGCAGCGGAGAGCTGGAAAGTCTCCGATGATGGCACCATTTACACCTTCAAGTTGCGCGACAAGGCCAACTGGTCTGACGGCACGCCGGTTACGGCTGAGGATTTCGTCTTCTCCTATCACCGCATCGAAGACCCGAAGACAGCAGCCAAATACGCCAATATTCTTTATCCGATCAAAAATGCCGAAAAGATCAACAAGGGTGAAATGCCTATTGATCAGCTTGGCGTGAAGGCTGTTGATGCGAAGACGCTCGAAGTCACACTGGAGCGGGCAACACCCTTCTTTCTGGAACTGCTGGCACACCAGACCGCGCTGCCCATCAACAAGGCGAGCTTCGAAAAGAACGGCGCTGATTTCGTCAAGCCGGGCAAGCTGGTCAGCAATGGCGCATTCAAGCTGCTTGAACATGTGCCGAACGATCACCTGACTGCTGGAAAGAACCCCGAATATTGGGACGTTGCCAGCGTCAAGCTGGACAAGGTGGTTTTCTATCCAACCGAGGATGATGCGGCGGCGCTTCGGCGTTTTGAAGCCAAGGAAATGGATATCGTTTTCAATTTCTCGGCCGATCAGATCGCGCGCCTGCGCAAATCATGGGGTGAGCAGGTTCATATTTCACCGCGTCTTGGAACCTATTATTACGCCTTTGACTCGCGCACCGAGCCATTCAATGATGTTCGTGTGCGCAATGCGCTGTCCATGGCAATCGACCGCGATTTCCTTGCCAATGAAATTTATAGCGGCGCTCAGCTGCCAGCCTATTCCGTTGTCGCTCCGGGTATTGCCAGTTATGGCGAGCCGGAAAAACCTGCCTTTGCCGGCATGTCCCAGCTGGACCGTGACGACAAGGCAGTCGCCCTGATGAAGGAAGCCGGGTATGGCCCAGGTGGCAAACCGCTGAACATTGAAATCCGCTACAACACCAATGCCAACCACGAGCGCATCGCCACTGCGGTTGCTGATAACTGGAAGAAAACCTTCGGCGCCAACGTCACCCTGATGAACCTCGATGTGTCATCGCACTACGCCTACCTGCAGGAGGGCGGCAAGTTCAACGTCGCGCGGGCGGGATGGATTGCTGATTACGCCGATGCTGAAACCTTCCTCGCGCTCCACATGAGCACCAACAAGACCTTCAATTACGGACATTACAACAATCCGGAATATGACGCGCTGATGAAGAAATCCTATGACGAGCGCGATCCGGTGGCCCGTTCCAAAATCATGCACGAGGCCGAAGCCCTGCTGGCGCGGGACCAACCAACCACCACACTGATGAACAGTGCCAACCTTTGGCTTATCGCCACCAAAGTCAAAGGCTGGGTTGATAATGCGCCAAACGAACATCTGAGCAAATTTCTGAGCCTTGAATAG